The Apostichopus japonicus isolate 1M-3 chromosome 14, ASM3797524v1, whole genome shotgun sequence region AATTTGGATTCACATGTTATaggaaacaaaaacagtttttgTAGTTATGAATCCATTTCGGGTAAAAAATATCTAAACTTATCTCAGCACAGAAGATCTGTATGAAAAATTCACCAGGATGCTTTAAGCAAAATATGTCTATAATCTAATAGGTTAAAGAAATGTTTATCATATCAAAAATGACTTCACCTCCGAACAATGCTTCCAAATGGAAAGCTGTATCATATCCAACGAAATTCATATCTACTGCCAAAACCCTACCAGTCTCTTCACCATtaatacatacagtaaagtTGTCTTCAGCAATGATGGGACATTTTACTTACTTTAAGAAATTTCCATCATCATAGAAAGGGTACTTGATTTTTATTGTCTTCAGATGAAGGTTAGATTTAGCTCCACGAGGAATTATTTTATCCCACAAAACAACCTGGTTCAATCTCTGAAAAGGAAAGATACAAATAAGTAGTATAAGTAGAGTATTCTTGAAAAGATAACACCTAACCATCTACCTTTCAAAAGTGACAGATCTAGCTCTAAGTACCTTGATTTAATctaattttttcttgtatgagtaCATTTTTAATCAAACACCAGAGTTTGACGAATACAATTATATGAAACTGCAGGACTTGTAACCCTGAGGACATATTTACAAAAacgtttttattattattattattttccaaaCATTTACAGTCTAAAATTTGGAAACAATACTGATAACAATATAAACAATTCAGGTTTTAGAATAGACAGCATCATCCATATCATCCAACAGTTAtctgttaaaataaaaaatattacttaAAAGATTGTTCTTGAGACTCACATTTGCCTTAGTTTTGTATTCTGCAGTTAAGTAAAGAAACAGCTGTTTCACATTCCAGTTGAAAATAGGTTCCAAATCTGTTTGGAGGCTTAGAGCAAAGTATCCTCTGTCAGATCTCTCCCCATAAGGTGTAAACAAACTCTTCCTGTaatgaaatatcataaaattcAAGCTACTTTGAGGGATCATTCATGCACAGTTGTTAacttttaaagcagctttctcAATTTTGCCTGTAACGTTTCCAAGCCTTCCAAGTATTACTCAAAGTATCATTTCGAAGTAGCACGATAAATTCAATAATACACTgtaatttatatacatatttgggTGTAACCAAATGAAGGTTAATGGACAAGTGAAAAAatgaatttgaatatatattccAATCATTCCGACTTGGGAAGTTTTCAGTAGCATTAGGCACACATTAAATCAAATTGCAAAATAACAATCAACTTTTCCTTCGCTATTGAAATGGAAGGTGATTAATCAAGCTAATGACCTATATTGCTATGGGATTTTAGTACCAAACAgcataaaagaaaaattgtcacAATGGACTTAAAAAGAGCTAATTTTAAagattaaatatatacaaacactagtaaaagtacagtctgaaaattgaaattttccAGTTTTGTATATTAAACTAGGGCACACTGATATTGCTTGTACAACCATGCCAATTGAATTGGTTATTATGAAGTAATAAAGAATACACTGTTGGAAGTAAGTTTCTTTTAAGCaacaatatatttcataattttctaTAACATTGCTGAATAAGGTAATTGGTCAACAACAAACACAGCATTTCTAGTTTGTATATTGTATCTTTCCTCTGAAGACTGTCTGTAATGGTTACAAAGGAAAGATTCaaatagcaaaaaaaatataaacatattgtaAACCTACATGTATTGTGAAATTGTAAAGATATTGTGAAACTATGAACATATTGTCTTACTTCCATTacaaatgttgtattttgtaattaaaaaacCTCTGTAAGGAAACTGCATTCAGCAATACAAAACATAAAGCAGCAAATTATTGTCACCCTTAGCAAAAAATAGTTGGTCTTGAGATTTCGTTGTCTGGTcaatattaaattacattttttaataaGCCAAAAAAGTATCTCCAGAACTGATGGTCTTATtttttgacaaacaaattggGGTGTAATTTCTCTGGGTTGAGTA contains the following coding sequences:
- the LOC139979514 gene encoding signal peptidase complex subunit 3-like gives rise to the protein MNSVLSRANTIFAFTLSVLAFLTFSCFLTTSFNTNAANVVVETSDHIVKSLFTPYGERSDRGYFALSLQTDLEPIFNWNVKQLFLYLTAEYKTKANRLNQVVLWDKIIPRGAKSNLHLKTIKIKYPFYDDGNFLKGNENVTLTLSWNVIPNAGLLPRIGGSGSTIVSFPNKYNQ